The following is a genomic window from Bacillota bacterium.
GGACCGGCATAACCGTCATCCGGCCACTCGTTTATTTCAAGGAGTCGGAAGTAACGGGAGCGGTTCGACGGCTCGGTTACGAGCCGCCTCCCGACCCGTGTCCGATGCACGGAGTAAGCTACCGGGCCAAGGTGAAAGCGCTCATTCGCGCTCTCACCCGCGAAAACCCTATCGTCTATGACAACCTCTTCAAAGCGATCCATGAGGACGCCATTGGGGATCTCTGGCCTCCCGTCGCCACCGACGCACAGATGCGCGAGCGCCACAAGGCCTTCTTCGGCAAGCTCGCCCGTGGCGAGGCGGAAGAAGACTCCGAACGCCCCGCGTCGTCTTGACCGTTGCGGGTGGCCCTGCCCGGTCGCGCGTTCCGTTCGGGGGCCCTCGATCACGTGCGGTCCTCGTGACCAACCTCTCGGGGCTGCACGTCCGATACAACGAGGAACGTGCCCTCCGCTTCCGCGGCAAGCTCCCCGGACGCGTCCCTTATCTCGGATCTGAGGACGTGCCTGGCTGAGCCGCTCTTCACCAGCTCACCCGAGACAGTTACCTTGCTCCCCACGCGAACGGGCCTCCTGAATCTCGCGGACAGCGTGACGGTGACCGCGAGCTTCCCGCGGAGGATAAGGGCCCACGCCATGGCCTCGTCCAGCAAGGCGCACACGATTCCTCCATGCACCACCCCCGCGAAGCCCTGGAACTCCTCGCCGGGCTCAAACACTGCCACGGCCCGGCCTTTGTCGTCCATGCGGAACTTCAGCTTCAGCCCGATAGGGTTCCTCGGGCCACAGGCGAAACACTTTCCGTCGTCTATGAAGTCCATTCCTGTGCCTCGTCCTCCATGCTGCCCGTCCGGCTGCGGCCCTTCGCCAGATGATAATGTGACGCCGGATCGTCACCATGTCCGTCCACGCACGCTGCGTCCTCGCCCGTGCGAGACACCGCGGGCCTGCCCACATCAAGCAGCGTGGGAGCCACCACGGACATGCCGTAGCGTACATCGAAAGCCCTATAAGTATGGGCGAGTGCCCTTATCTGAAGAGCAAGCCCGACAAACTCGCGAGGGATCTTTCCGGTGCCTGTGACGACCGAGACCGCGCGCTCGTTATCTATGTAAACTACGACACGTTCGGCCTGATACCTCCTGGCTATCCTCAACGCCTCGAGGACGGCACGCAGCGCGGCCTCGTCTTCTGCGGCATTCTGCCACGTGTAGGCCACCTCGGCCAAGGGGGCGCCTCTCCCGCTGGTGATCACGAAGCGAGCTGTGAGAGGCAGAAGCGTGCTCCCACCCACGGACATGTTGATGAGAACCCTCACTGTATGATGGAGGAATGCGTGCTGGCATCTCCTCGGCCTCGTCAACGGGCGCGTAACAGGCACGCTCATGAGTTCCACCTCCGAACACATGTTCGCACTCACATGCTATCATATCTTGTCGCGTATGTCAACTCCTGGATTTCAACATCCCCACCTGCCCCGGCGCACCCGTCCCCACCGCACAACGTCTGTCCTCCGAGCATAGAATGGCACAGGAGCCATGCTCCGGCCGGGAACGGCGGCCGGCGCG
Proteins encoded in this region:
- a CDS encoding reverse transcriptase-like protein; translation: MSVPVTRPLTRPRRCQHAFLHHTVRVLINMSVGGSTLLPLTARFVITSGRGAPLAEVAYTWQNAAEDEAALRAVLEALRIARRYQAERVVVYIDNERAVSVVTGTGKIPREFVGLALQIRALAHTYRAFDVRYGMSVVAPTLLDVGRPAVSRTGEDAACVDGHGDDPASHYHLAKGRSRTGSMEDEAQEWTS
- a CDS encoding PaaI family thioesterase encodes the protein MDFIDDGKCFACGPRNPIGLKLKFRMDDKGRAVAVFEPGEEFQGFAGVVHGGIVCALLDEAMAWALILRGKLAVTVTLSARFRRPVRVGSKVTVSGELVKSGSARHVLRSEIRDASGELAAEAEGTFLVVSDVQPREVGHEDRT